GCCGTGGGCCTCGTCGAGGCAAGCCTGCGGGCGGCGGCTTCCACCGCCTCCATCCCCCCGCCGGCGGCCAGGACCAGCCCGAAGGACGCGGCGATGCCGATCGCCGGAGCCCCCCTTACCGCGAGGTTCTCTATGGCCCAGGCTACGCACCCGGGGTCGCCGCAGTCAAGTAGCTCGACCCTCGAGGGCAGTTTTCTCTGGTCGAGCAGCACGAGCTCTTTCCTTTCACGGTCCCACCGGAGGGCCTGGATGCTCAACGTTGGTCCTCTCCCGGCGACGGGGGCTCTTCGCTGACGGAGGCTACCCTCGTTGTGGCCCTTCCGTCCATGAAGGTCACGACCATGTCATCGCCGGCCGAGACATGGGCCGCGCGGGCCACCAGGGAACCGTCGGGTTTAGAGCAGGAGGCGAAACCCCTGGCGAGGGTCTTGAGGGGTGAGAGGGCGTCCAGTGCCGAGGCGGACTCCCCGAAGGAGGACCAGGCGAGCGCCGCGATCCGCTCCACGGAAGCGGCGGCCCGGACCCGGAGCCTCTCCAGATCGGCTTCGGCGGGGAAGAGGGCGGACCGCTCGAAGGACCTCGCCAGCGAGTTCACCCTCCCGTCGAAGAGCATGCGGTGGCGGTGCATCTCCCGGTCGAGGCTGCCCCTCATCCTGGCCTTTGAACTGGCCACCTGCCGGAGGAGGTCCCTCCTGTCGGGGAAGAGGGCCTCGGCGGCGGCCGAGGGCGTGGGAGCGTCGTAGTCCGCGGCCAGGTCCGAAAGGGTCCTGTCCACCTGGTGGCCCAGACCCGTTATCACCGGCACCCGGCAGCCCCGGACGGCCCTGACCACCTCCTCCTCGTCGAAGGGGTTCAGGTCGTCACGGCTCCCTCCCCCTCTCACGAGCATCACCGCCTCGACGCCGGGAAGGCCCCCGGCCCGGGCGAGTCCCCGGGCGATCTCCTCTACGGCGGCCGAGCCCTGGACCAGCGTCGGGACGACGACGATCCGGCAGAGGGGGAACCTCTGCCGGGCCACCTTCACCACGTCCTTCACGGCGGCCCCGGTGGGCGAGGTCACCAGGGCGACCTCCATGGGAAGGGGGGGGAGTTTCCTTTTTACCGAGGGTTCGAAGAGCCCCTCCTTGCGGAGGCGCTCCAGGAGTTCCTTTTTTGCCCTGGTCTGGGCGGCTTCCCCGAGGGGCCTTATGGTCCTTGCGTAGATCTGGTAGGTCCCCCTGGGACCATAGACGCCGGCCTTCCCCGTCACGAGGACCTCGTCCCCGTCGGCGGGCCACTGGGGCACCCGCCCCGCGTCGGAGCGGAAAAGGGCGCAGGAAATCCTCGCCTGGTCGCCGAGGAGGGTGAAGTAGACATGGCCGCTGGTATGGCGCTTGAACCCCGACAGGGTCCCCCTCACCTGGAGCCGGGAGAGGAGTTCGTTCTCGTCGAAGAGGAGCCCGATGTAGCGGGTCAGTTCATCGACGGTCAGGATTCCCGCCATCGGGACTTTCAGCTCCTTCCTCCCTCGCCAGGGTCCTGACGATCTTTCCCAGCACGCCGTTCACGAACTTGCCCGATTCGGCGGTGCCGAACTGCTTCGAGAGCTCCACCGCCTCGGAGATGGCCACGGGGATCGGGATCTGCCTCGCGACGACGCTCTCGTAGAGGGCGAGCCTTATGGCCACGCGGTCGACGATGACCATGCGCTCCGGCCTCCAGCCGACGATATGCTTCCTGATCAGGTCGTCGATGCCGTTTTTGCTCTTGAAGACCCCCAGGACGAGTAGCACGGCGTAGCTCCTGACCTCTTCATCCTCCGATTCGAAGGGGTAGAGTTCCACGGCCATCTCGGGCGTTATATCGTCGCGCATTTCCATGGAATAGAGTATCTGGAGGGCGATCTCCCTCGATCTTCTTCTCTTCTGCGGAAGGATTGCCTTCAACTCGCCCCGGTCCTTCCTAGGTTCTCCTGTTGAACCGCTGCCGGAGCCATCGGCGGATCTCGTCCCCACGCTCGGTGGTGAACAGGGCGGCGATGGCGAAGGCCGCCAGGGCCGAGGCCGTGGCCAGGAGGGTGCCCGAGAAGCCCATGCGGAGGATGGCCACCAGCACCCATGCGGCGGCTCCCCATACCAGGGGGAACCTGGCCAACCTGGAGAGCGTCAGGGACTCCTGGATACCGCCCTGGCTCGTCCAGCCCACCTGGATGTCCGCAAAACCCACCCCCCGGGCAAAAGCCCTGAAGCTGTCCTCGGAAGCTGCCTTCTCCGAAGGCGACAGCCCCGCTTCGAGGATGAAGGAAACCTTGAGCGTATCCCTTTCCGGCAGCAGGGTGACCTCCGAGCAGACGGGGCCCTCGGGGTGCAGCCGGGTGAAGGCGTCGCGGATACCCCCTCCCGAAAGCCAGAGGTCCCCCAATTCATTCGATCTCCAGAAGTAGAACAATCTCACCCCACCCTCCCATGATAGGAAAGGCCGGCCCCAAGGGGACCGGCCGCTTGAAAACCGGGCTCGGCCGGTTCGGTCAGGGCTTATCCTTTTCTATCCTGCCAAAAATGCTGGGCCTTTCTTTTTTAGGAGCCAGGTCCTCGGCCGGTGCGCCCCCTTTAGGCTCCTCCGGCGCGGGTTTCTCCGCCTCGACGGGCGGGACCGCGCTCGCCACGGGGGGAACCAGCTGGTCCTTTTCCTTCTGGGGAGACTCGAGCAGGGGTTTCTTGACGTCCTCGTAATAAAGGCCCTTGACCATGACGTTTACGGCCTTTATATCATAACCCGTGTTCTGCTCAAGGGCGTTCCTGATGGACTCCTGGACGTACCAGGCGATGTCGGGAATACGGAGGCCGTATTTGGCCTTGACATAGGCGTCCACCACCACCGAGGGGTCCCCCTCCTCGTCGACCTTTATGGCTACGCCCTGGGTCATGCTCGTCGCCCCCACACCCTCGTCGGGCTGCACGCCTATGACTTTCATCAAGGCCTGGGAAGCCAGTTCGGCAATGACTTCTTCTGAAATCCTGACCCTTCCGTCCTTGCTGAACTGGTGCTTTTCTTTTTCAGGCGCTGATTTTTTAGCATCGTTGTTCTCAAAGGATCCGAAGATCTTTGACGCGCTCACTCGACACCCTCCTTCCATAATTCCCAGAAAATGATAATTCCGCTAAAAAAAGGGATAGTCTGACCTTATCATGGCTGTTCGTCAAAGTATACCCCCTGGGTGAAGACGTCCACGGCCTTGACATCATAGCCGGTGAACTGCTCCAGGGTGCTCCTCAGCGACTCCTGCACGTACCAGCAAATGTCGGGGATCCTGAGGCCGTATTTAGTTTTTATGAAGGCTTCGATGGAGATGGAGGGAGGTTCTCCCTCCTCGAAGGAGACGCTCACCCCCTGGACCGGCTTCTTCCCGGAACTGCTGCCCGAAAAGGCGGCCCCCAGTTCCGCGGGCCTGATCCCGATTACCTTAGCCAGGGCCCGTTGGGCTATCTGCTCGACGACGTCCTCGCTTATCCTGACCCTTCCCGAATCGTGCTCCCGCGCTTTTTCCTGCTCCATGTCATCCCCTCCAGTTGGTGAAGGTCACTCGCTGTAAAGGCCCTTGACGAAAACGTTGACCTCATCAACGACGTAGCCCGTGTTCTGCTCTAGACCCCTCCTGATCGATTCCTGGATGTACCAGGCGATATCGGGGATGGGGAGGCCGCACTTGATCTTGACCCTGGTATCGACCTTGATGGAAGGGACCGGACCGCCCTTAACCTCGACCGTGACAGCTTCCTTTTCCTCACCTTCCGCGTCGGCGGCCCTGACGCCTATGACGCCGAGCAAAGCCTGGTTTGCCACCTGCTGGACCACTTCCTTGGATATTTTCATCCTTCCCTCACCCTTTCCTTTATCGCTGCCTGCCGTCGCATGGGGGCCCACCCCGAAAAGCCCGGTCTTGGGGCCGTTACCTGCCTCTCGGCCCTTGGGCCAGCGACGGTCAAGGGCATGGGGAATACCCGGTTCAGACCTATACCTCCCCCATCACGAGGAGGGGTTATTCCTTTTCTTTATCTTTTTTCAGCTCTTTTTCCGGCTCCTTTTCCTTCTCCGCCTCTTTCTTTTTCTTCTCTTCCTTGGGTTCCTTCACGGAGGACTGTTCGTGCTCGAAGTAGACCCCCTGGACGAAAACGTTGACGCCCTTGACGGGATAGCCCGTGAACTGTTCCAGGGTCTTCTTGATCGACTCCTGGACATCCCAGGCAATGTCGGGGATCCTCAGGCCGTACCTCGTGGTGATGAAGGCGTCGACCACCACCGAGGGCGTATCGCCTTCGTCGACGGAGATGCGCACCCCGCCGGAGGTCTTCTTCCCCAGCCTCAGGTTGGCCACCAGGCCGGGGCTCGCGGGCTGAACGCCGTTCACCTTGAGAAGGGCCTGGGTGGCTATCTGGCCTATGACCTCCTCCGATATCTTGACGGTCCCCTCGCTCTGCTCTTCGGGGATCAGGGGATCGGTCACCGGCACATCGGCGCCCTTGACGGGCTCTTCCTGGTTCATTTCCTTTTTGGACGGGCTCATGACTTTACCCTCCCTCGCCGGTTGAATAAAAGGATATTATCAATCCTCGAGCACGAAGCCGCACTCCGGGCACTGGAGGGCGCCGTCCTCGGACCTCGTCTCGGGTTTGAAGAAAAAGACATGACCGCACTGGGGGCACTCCACGGAGTCGAAGGTGTCGCCGGCCTCCTCCTCGAGCATGTCGTCCCTGTCGTCCAGGTCACCCTCGAGCCGGCTCAGGTCCTCTTCCAGTTGTTCGCAGTACTCCGAGAGATCCTCGATGGTCTCCCGCTGCTCTTCCAGGAGTTCGTCATGGTCGTCGATCTCGTCGGCCAGGGCGTGGAGCGTCTCGACGATGGCGAAGTAGATCTTCCTCTCGGGATCCCCCTTGGGATCCAGCCCCTCCAGGAGGCCCTCCAGGAACGCTATTTTTTCCCTTGCACTCATACTTCATCGACCTCCCCTTGGTTTTTTACCGCCTGGCCCTTTCGAGGTATTCTCCCGTCCGGGTATCCACCACGATGACCTCGCCGGTTTCGATGAACATCGGTACCGTGAGAGTGAGCCCCGTCTCCAGGGTGGCCGGTTTGCCGCTTCCTGAAACGGTGTCACCCTTGAACCCCGGGGAGGTCTCCACGACCTTCAGTTCCACGCTCGTGGGGAGTTCGATCCCCATGATCTTGCCCTCGTACATCTCGAGGGACACCTCGAGGTTGTCCGTCAGGAAGGAAGCGGCCGAGCCGAGGCTGTCCTTGTGGATGTAGATCTGGTCGTAGTTCTCCAGGTCCATGAAGACGTAGTTCTCGCCGTCCTGGTAGAGGTACTGGGCGGCCTTGTCGTCGAAGACGACCCTCTCGAGTTTCTCGCCGGAGCGGAAGGAATTCTCCACTATGGAACCGCTCTCCAGGTTGCGGAGCTTGGTCCTGACAATGGCCCCTCCCCTTCCCATCTTGTGATGCTGGCAGTCTATGATCTCCCAGATCCCTTCCTGCCAGAGGACCTTCATGCCGGAATGGAAACTGCTCGTGTCTACCACTTGACCCATAAAGCAAACCTCCCGCTGGACGATAAAAAAGAATAAATTCAGTTATCGGCGTACATCCCCTGCCCGGCCTTTCAGTTTAACGCCTAGGGGGCACGGTTTCCAGTCCCCGGTGATATTTTTAATT
The Thermovirga sp. DNA segment above includes these coding regions:
- a CDS encoding Asp23/Gls24 family envelope stress response protein, with the translated sequence MSASKIFGSFENNDAKKSAPEKEKHQFSKDGRVRISEEVIAELASQALMKVIGVQPDEGVGATSMTQGVAIKVDEEGDPSVVVDAYVKAKYGLRIPDIAWYVQESIRNALEQNTGYDIKAVNVMVKGLYYEDVKKPLLESPQKEKDQLVPPVASAVPPVEAEKPAPEEPKGGAPAEDLAPKKERPSIFGRIEKDKP
- a CDS encoding Asp23/Gls24 family envelope stress response protein, whose protein sequence is MKISKEVVQQVANQALLGVIGVRAADAEGEEKEAVTVEVKGGPVPSIKVDTRVKIKCGLPIPDIAWYIQESIRRGLEQNTGYVVDEVNVFVKGLYSE
- the xseA gene encoding exodeoxyribonuclease VII large subunit codes for the protein MAGILTVDELTRYIGLLFDENELLSRLQVRGTLSGFKRHTSGHVYFTLLGDQARISCALFRSDAGRVPQWPADGDEVLVTGKAGVYGPRGTYQIYARTIRPLGEAAQTRAKKELLERLRKEGLFEPSVKRKLPPLPMEVALVTSPTGAAVKDVVKVARQRFPLCRIVVVPTLVQGSAAVEEIARGLARAGGLPGVEAVMLVRGGGSRDDLNPFDEEEVVRAVRGCRVPVITGLGHQVDRTLSDLAADYDAPTPSAAAEALFPDRRDLLRQVASSKARMRGSLDREMHRHRMLFDGRVNSLARSFERSALFPAEADLERLRVRAAASVERIAALAWSSFGESASALDALSPLKTLARGFASCSKPDGSLVARAAHVSAGDDMVVTFMDGRATTRVASVSEEPPSPGEDQR
- a CDS encoding Asp23/Gls24 family envelope stress response protein: MSPSKKEMNQEEPVKGADVPVTDPLIPEEQSEGTVKISEEVIGQIATQALLKVNGVQPASPGLVANLRLGKKTSGGVRISVDEGDTPSVVVDAFITTRYGLRIPDIAWDVQESIKKTLEQFTGYPVKGVNVFVQGVYFEHEQSSVKEPKEEKKKKEAEKEKEPEKELKKDKEKE
- a CDS encoding Asp23/Gls24 family envelope stress response protein translates to MEQEKAREHDSGRVRISEDVVEQIAQRALAKVIGIRPAELGAAFSGSSSGKKPVQGVSVSFEEGEPPSISIEAFIKTKYGLRIPDICWYVQESLRSTLEQFTGYDVKAVDVFTQGVYFDEQP
- the nusB gene encoding transcription antitermination factor NusB; the protein is MKAILPQKRRRSREIALQILYSMEMRDDITPEMAVELYPFESEDEEVRSYAVLLVLGVFKSKNGIDDLIRKHIVGWRPERMVIVDRVAIRLALYESVVARQIPIPVAISEAVELSKQFGTAESGKFVNGVLGKIVRTLAREEGAESPDGGNPDRR
- the efp gene encoding elongation factor P, with protein sequence MGQVVDTSSFHSGMKVLWQEGIWEIIDCQHHKMGRGGAIVRTKLRNLESGSIVENSFRSGEKLERVVFDDKAAQYLYQDGENYVFMDLENYDQIYIHKDSLGSAASFLTDNLEVSLEMYEGKIMGIELPTSVELKVVETSPGFKGDTVSGSGKPATLETGLTLTVPMFIETGEVIVVDTRTGEYLERARR